A genomic region of Phragmites australis chromosome 2, lpPhrAust1.1, whole genome shotgun sequence contains the following coding sequences:
- the LOC133908683 gene encoding serine/threonine-protein phosphatase 7 long form homolog has protein sequence MSTKRRGSGRRGRGRGRGAVPENGMDHETPAPSSPSTTSDREDHVELISEQSPACYVGPTEPVSNTLLNPKINHRSDAIFGDQAVEQLKLRHHKPLKFHERYRPYLRDAGLLGLSQICQKMPQLDKALITALVERWRPETHSFHLASGEITVTLQDVAMLFALPIDGRSVCSTTDHDYGQVVLDCLGHDARGAAMPGKSFLHYKWLKKHFYELPEEADDLTVQRHVRAYILSLLCGVLFPDGTGRMSLIYLPLITDLSRVGTYSWGSAVLAFLYRSLCSVASSHNIKNIGGSLLLLQLWSWERFHVGRPMVRSPLCPETCIEQDLPPIGFRWVGARTQSDNATRCLKQYRDELNLQRVDQVKWDPYLHIESSSLPPLCTKDADLWLTQAPLINFPIVEMYLPERVMRQFGLRQCIPPPFRPTLQSLHRFSRRGRERENWEETHHEYIQEWEARRQRIFRDTEQYDPSSYEEYLQWYSGATRRYLVPVISDDAEAGPSAPPDDSLDLQYQAKSPMIRKVVDKLEGMVKRAKRAMTSTADMTTQALVAEFLHGFQDVLQDLGEIQKNGGSAVPPFGSDTSPHVDSGATQETPQLLLEAEQNTDADQEAEQQEDELNTVEHASLTLEPMDEENNLSDNLLSEHPSLAVEENCISAAPATEMCDIATPATDLVIPQPSEDLHQDEYLEDHPEIDQTILIVEPKLEENDSSDIVFPLSPPSLMLEEQRDSAKAAVEQGDFATLGTESCTVQQSLDVREAEDEENLGTAENDVAMVEHTDKEKNNNSNGCTVQQNVDVREAEDQENHGTAEHDVVLVGHTNKENKGSSNGVSSSCPASSAIIDTIQIEQ, from the exons ATGTCTACAAAGAGAAGAGGAAGTGGtcgccgtggccgtggccgtggaAGAGGTGCTGTGCCAGAAAATGGCATGGATCATGAAACCCCTGCACCTTCTTCGCCAAGTACCACTTCTGACAGAGAAGACCATGTTGAGCTGATTTCAGAACAATCCCCAGCTTGTTATGTTGGACCGACGGAACCTGTATCCAACACATTACTCAACCCTAAGATTAACCACCGTTCTGATGCAATCTTTGGTGATCAG GCTGTGGAGCAGTTGAAGTTGCGTCATCACAAACCTTTAAAATTTCATGAGAGATATCGCCCTTATTTGAGGGATGCAGGCTTGCTTGGGCTTTCACAAATTTGCCAGAAGATGCCTCAGTTGGACAAAGCCTTGATTACTGCCCTTGTTGAACGCTGGAGGCCAGAGACCCATAGCTTCCATTTGGCCTCTGGGGAGATCACTGTTACACTTCAAGATGTTGCAATGTTGTTTGCTCTTCCTATTGATGGCCGTTCGGTTTGTTCAACCACTGATCATGATTATGGGCAAGTGGTCCTTGATTGTCTAGGTCACGATGCAAGGGGGGCCGCAATGCCTGGAAAATCCTTCTTGCATTACAAATGGCTAAAGAAGCACTTCTATGAATTACCAGAAGAGGCAGATGATCTGACAGTACAGAGGCATGTTCGAGCATATATCCTTAGCCTTTTATGTGGGGTGCTCTTTCCTGATGGGACAGGAAGGATGAGTCTGATATATCTTCCTCTGATTACTGATCTTTCACGTGTTGGTACATACAGCTGGGGTTCTGCAGTTCTGGCATTCCTATACCGATCTCTTTGTTCTGTTGCCTCCTCCCACAATATCAAGAATATTGGTGGTTCATTGCTTCTCTTGCAGCTTTGGAGCTGGGAGCGCTTTCATGTTGGCAGACCAATGGTTCGCTCTCCTCTATGCCCAGAGACATGCATCGAACAGGATTTACCCCCAATCGGCTTTCGTTGGGTGGGGGCTCGCACACAGAGTGACAACGCTACTCGCTGTCTTAAGCAGTACAGAGATGAGCTGAATCTGCAGCGTGTAGATCAGGTGAAGTGGGATCCCTACCTGCACATAGAGTCCTCAAGTTTACCACCACTTTGTACAAAAGATGCGGACCTGTGGCTTACACAAGCTCCATTAATAAATTTCCCTATAGTTGAAATGTATTTGCCCGAGCGAGTCATGCGGCAATTCGGGCTTCGCCAATGCATTCCACCACCTTTTCGGCCTACGCTACAGTCATTGCATCGTTTTAGTCGACGTGGCAGAGAGCGTGAAAATTGGGAAGAAACACACCATGAGTATATTCAGGAATGGGAAGCCCGACGGCAGCGCATATTTCGAGATACGGAACAATATGATCCATCTTCTTATGAGGAGTACCTGCAATGGTACTCAGGAGCTACACGACGGTACCTTGTCCCAGTAATAAGTGATGATGCTGAAGCAGGACCTTCGGCCCCACCTGATGATTCCTTAGATCTTCAGTATCAAGCAAAGTCTCCGATGATCCGCAAAGTG GTTGATAAACTGGAAGGTATGGTGAAGAGGGCCAAGAGAGCCATGACATCTACAGCTGATATGACTACTCAAGCATTGGTTGCTGAGTTCCTGCATGGCTTTCAAGATGTCCTGCAAGACCTTGGTGAGATCCAGAAAAATGGTGGCTCAGCTGTTCCACCTTTTGGTTCAGATACTAGTCCACATGTTGACTCAGGCGCCACTCAAGAGACACCTCAACTTTTGCTTGAAGCAGAACAAAACACAGATGCCGATCAAGAGGCTGAACAACAGGAAGATGAACTTAACACAGTGGAGCACGCTTCATTGACCCTCGAGCCTATGGATGAGGAAAACAACTTATCCGACAATTTGCTATCTGAACATCCTTCACTGGCTGTGGAGGAAAATTGCATTTCAGCTGCACCAGCCACTGAGATGTGTGATATAGCCACTCCTGCGACTGACTTGGTTATTCCACAGCCTAGTGAGGATCTTCATCAAGATGAATATCTAGAGGACCACCCTGAAATAGACCAGACTATACTGATAGTGGAACCTAAGCTCGAGGAAAATGACAGTTCAGATATTGTGTTCCCACTGAGCCCTCCATCGCTAATGCTGGAGGAACAGCGCGACTCAGCTAAGGCAGCAGTGGAACAGGGTGACTTTGCCACTCTAGGTACTGAATCATGTACTGTACAACAGAGTCTGGATGTAAGAGAAGCCGAGGATGAGGAAAACCTTGGCACAGCTGAGAACGACGTAGCGATGGTGGAGCATACGGATAAGGAAAAGAACAACAATTCTAATGGATGTACTGTGCAACAGAATGTGGATGTAAGAGAAGCCGAGGATCAGGAAAACCATGGCACAGCTGAGCACGACGTAGTGCTGGTGGGTCATACGAATAAGGAAAACAAAGGCAGTTCTAatggtgtttcttcttcctGCCCTGCGTCATCAGCCATTATTGATACCATCCAAATCGAGCAGTGA
- the LOC133906670 gene encoding probable LRR receptor-like serine/threonine-protein kinase At2g28960, translating to MQGRRYTEKEVDEEEYDEDEVNKELERDVVAVEDDAHLLDFWLEYLHKGCSPPLIHRDVKTSNILLGPNLEAKIGDFGLSKAYNSHVTTTVAGTPGYLDPHPTDANPSNSAAAAAHRDVYAFGVLLEAITGRPSILRDPGPPTSSSGRCDIEGVLDARMMAMAPPEEEYDINGVWNAADVALKCTKQA from the exons ATGCAAGGTAGGAGGTACACGGAGAAggaggttgatgaggaagagtatgatgaggatgAGG tgaacaaggagctggAGCGTGACGTGGTTGCAGTTGAAGACGACGCCCACCTCCTGgatttct GGCTCGAGTACCTGCACAAGGGGTGCAGCCCTCCCCTCATCCACAGGGACGTGAAGACGAGCAACATCCTCCTGGGCCCGAACCTGGAGGCCAAGATCGGCGACTTCGGCCTGAGCAAGGCGTACAACAGCCATGTGACCACCACCGTCGCCGGCACGCCCGGATACCTCGACCCCCA CCCGACCGATGCGAATCCGAGTAAttcggccgcggccgccgcccacCGGGACGTGTACGCCTTCGGGGTGCTGCTTGAGGCGATCACGGGGCGGCCGTCCATCCTGCGCGACCCGGGGCCACCCACATCGTCCAGTGGGCGCTGCGACATCGAGGGCGTGCTGGACGCGCGCATGATGGCGATGGCGCCTCCAGAAGAGGAGTACGACATCAACGGCGTCTGGAACGCCGCCGACGTTGCGCTCAAGTGCACCAAGCAGGCGTAG
- the LOC133908684 gene encoding clathrin interactor EPSIN 1-like: MDFMKVLDQAVREIKREVNLKVLKVPEIEQKVLDATSDEPWGPHGSDLADIARATKRYDECAMIMNVLWQRLGNAGANWRHVYKALAVIEYLLANGTERAVDDIIDNSSQIATFTSFEYVEPNGKDVGLNVRKKAETVLDIVDDGEKLQQVREKAAATRDKYFGLSSTGMTYRSSATSFGSGRNSSGSLYGGTGSSREADAIRDSYRGKEWSNSGKETVSGYNTARKMSKENTNGATSYKSTKKEWHGRRNHDSSTSHSKPSSNMSVTSGGPSSQKVNNEDDDDFNPRGSSTSANASSNHVDLFGPSLMDDLVDTTAMPNVGTAPVPEVDLFANTAFQSANAPLETATGSHSQDSVDLFASRSSLGSSNKSSEHNLSSPAHPSASAFDPFQPSFATSFPSGTGSSVHDTPSKSLQEKKPTPQHASAASFDPFATIDGSNAFGAFASNTSSGLTEPTHNPTGNVKISDRSPLEELNFGALTSQMESPTASAIKPMNTSPTKLEPVSMSASKPDLKKGAFQVKSGIWADSLSRGLIDLNITAPKKVDLSDVGVVGQLSDGSEEKGPAAPWYTGTTMATGSGLGDFK, translated from the exons ATGGATTTCATGAAGGTGCTCGATCAGGCCGTCCGGGAGAT AAAGAGGGAGGTGAACCTCAAGGTACTCAAGGTGCCCGAAATCGAGCAGAAG GTTCTTGATGCCACAAGCGACGAGCCGTGGGGGCCTCATGGTTCCGACTTGGCGGACATTGCCCGAGCCACCAAAAGATA TGATGAATGTGCAATGATCATGAATGTGTTGTGGCAACGGCTGGGGAACGCCGGTGCGAATTGGCGTCATGTGTATAAG GCATTGGCTGTGATTGAGTATCTTCTGGCTAATGGCACTGAACGTGCCGTCGATGACATTATTGACAATAGCTCACAAATTGCG ACATTTACAAGCTTTGAGTATGTGGAGCCTAATGGAAAAGATGTTGGGCTTAACGTGCGAAAGAAGGCTGAAACTGTTCTGGATATTGTGGATGACGGGGAGAAGCTTCAACAAGTCAGGGAGAAGGCTGCTGCTACGAGGGATAA GTACTTTGGTTTATCATCGACTGGAATGACATACAGGTCAAGTGCAACATCATTTGGCAGTGGCAGAAACTCATCTGGTAGTCTTTACGGAGGCACTGGGAGTTCAAGGGAAGCTGACGCAATCAGGGATAGCTACAGAGGCAAAGAATGGAGCAACAGCGGTAAAGAAACAGTGTCAGGTTACAACACAGCTAGAAAAATGTCAAAAGAAAATACGAACGGTGCAACTAGCTATAAGTCAACAAAGAAAGAATGGCATGGCAGGAG AAATCATGATTCTTCAACATCACATTCGAAACCATCGTCAAATATGAGTGTCACATCTGGAGGCCCAAGTTCACAGAAAGTgaacaatgaagatgatgatgacttcaaCCCACGAGGATCTTCCACATCTG CCAATGCGAGCTCTAATCACGTGGATCTCTTTGGACCAAGTTTAATGGATGACCTTGTCGACACCACCGCAATGCCAAATGTTGGAACTGCTCCTGTGCCAGAAGTTGATTTATTTGCCAATACAGCTTTCCAGTCAGCAAATGCTCCATTAGAGACAGCAACTGGCTCTCACTCTCAG GATAGTGTTGATCTATTTGCGAGCAGATCATCTTTAGGTAGTTCTAACAAATCGTCAGAGCATAATCTATCTTCCCCTGCACATCCTTCTGCCTCTGCCTTTGATCCCTTCCAACCATCCTTTGCCACATCATTCCCTTCAGGCACAGGGTCATCAGTGCATGACACCCCAAGCAAATCGTTACAAGAAAAAAAACCCACACCTCAACATGCTAGTGCCGCATCTTTCGATCCTTTCGCTACAATTGATGGATCCAACGCATTTGGTGCATTCGCTTCAAATACAAGTTCAGGTCTTACTGAACCAACACATAATCCTACTGGAAATGTCAAAATATCTGATCGTAGTCCTTTAGAGGAGCTGAATTTTGGTGCCTTAACTTCACAAATGGAATCGCCTACAGCAAGTGCCATCAAACCCATGAATACGTCCCCCACAAAGCTGGAGCCGGTCTCTATGTCAGCATCAAAACCAGATTTGAAGAAAGGGGCTTTCCAGGTCAAGTCTGGCATATGGGCAGATTCTTTGAGCCGTGGGCTTATTGATTTGAATATAACTGCCC CAAAGAAAGTTGATCTTTCAGATGTTGGGGTTGTTGGGCAGCTGAGTGATGGATCTGAGGAGAAAGGACCAGCTGCTCCGTGGTACACGGGAACGACAATGGCCACTGGATCAGGCCTTGGAGACTTCAAGTGA
- the LOC133908686 gene encoding ATP-dependent 6-phosphofructokinase 6-like → MASSHIILPKEEEQEEQEAGLGVAVEADHDSPAQRSYQEGPGKAALPFSATCVRISRDSYPNLRALRNASAMTLRDDDATYVKLEEGDYGYLLDDVPHLTDYLPDLATFPNPLQDHPAYSTVKQYFVNADDTVPEKVVVQKNSPRGVHFRRAGPRQRVHFESEEVKACIVTCGGLCPGLNTVIRELVCGLSHMYNVNNVFGIQDGYKGFYSSNYLPMTPKSVNDIHKRGGTILGTSRGGHDTKKIVDNIQDRGINQVYIIGGDGTQKGAYEIFKEIRRRGLKVAVAGIPKTIDNDIAVIDKSFGFDTAVEEAQRAINAAHVEASSAENGIGFVKLMGRYSGFIAMYATLASRDVDCCLIPESPFYLEGEGGLFEYIERRLKENNHMVIVVAEGAGQDLIAQSIPAADQQDASGNKLLLDVGLWLTHKIKDYCKSKKMEMTIKYIDPTYMIRAIPSNASDNVYCTLLAHSAIHGAMAGYSFTIGMVNGRHAYIPFHRVTSTRNKVRITDRMWARLLSSTNQPSFLGQKDIDAAREADKAANNRENGEDTKKQSSSLLANASNGVVEAPAPSTPSQQPTAETLAPPSVAPDARAPGSDNADETGAAAAHQEEQPNQETETAEEAAAASPTGTHAQEKPTRGANVSSPATPPETPERDMAPPSKAGEHARAAEMAPDVDTVKLEGCTTPPPPPAHDSDGSDTQSADGHGNPVRGEKPKSEGSSVKRDVAAAKSSLLAFRSFSRDKKVNKSRDAAPPQGLAPMPPGGDRQVHGKAGEESAEHKEKGKERRKRFWK, encoded by the exons ATGGCGTCGTCTCACATCATTCTgcccaaggaggaggagcaggaggagcaggaggcggGGCTAGGCGTGGCGGTGGAGGCAGATCACGACTCGCCGGCGCAACGGTCGTACCAGGAGGGGCCCGGGAAGGCGGCGCTGCCGTTCTCGGCGACGTGCGTGCGGATCTCCCGCGACTCGTACCCCAACCTTCGCGCGCTCCGCAACGCATCGGCCATGACGCTCCGAGACGACGACGCCACCTACGTCAAGCTCGAGGAGGGCGACTACGGATACTTGCTCGACGACGTCCCGCACCTCACCGACTACCTCCCCGACTTAGCA ACTTTTCCAAATCCTTTGCAAGACCATCCAGCGTATTCAACCGTCAA GCAGTATTTTGTCAACGCAGACGATACAGTACCTGAAAAG GTGGTTGTTCAGAAGAACAGTCCACGAGGAGTTCACTTCCGTCGTGCTGGACCTCGTCAGAGG GTGCATTTTGAGTCAGAAGAAGTGAAAGCGTGCATTGTAACTTGTGGAGGCCTTTGCCCTGGGCTCAATACTGTCATCAGAGAGTTGGTGTGTGGCTTGTCCCACATGTACAATGTCAACAATGTCTTCGGAATACAG GATGGATACAAGGGCTTCTATTCGAGCAACTATCTTCCCATGACACCAAAGAGTGTTAATGATATCCACAAACGAGGTGGTACAATTCTTGGAACATCACGTGGTGGTCATGATACCAAAAAGATTGTTGACAACATTCAAGATCGTGGAATTAATCAG GTGTACATCATTGGAGGAGATGGAACTCAGAAGGGAGCATACGAGATATTCAAG GAAATTCGGAGACGCGGCCTAAAAGTAGCTGTTGCTGGTATTCCCAAGACAATTGATAATGATATAGCG GTTATAGACAAGTCATTTGGTTTCGATACTGCTGTAGAAGAGGCGCAACGTGCCATTAATGCAGCTCATGTGGAAGCTTCAAGTGCTGAGAACGGAATAGGGTTTGTGAAGCTTATGGGTCGTTATAGCG GGTTTATTGCAATGTATGCTACTCTTGCAAGCAGAGATGTG GACTGCTGCTTGATTCCCGAATCACCGTTTTATTTGGAAGGGGAGGGTGGACTATTCGAGTATATAGAAAGGAGGTTGAAGGAGAACAACCATATGGTTATTGTTGTGGCAGAGGGAGCAGGACAGGATCTTATTGCTCAAAGTATACCTGCTGCAGATCAGCAAGATGCATCTGGAAATAAGCTGCTTCTTGATGTTGGTCTCTGGTTAACTCACAAGATCAAG GATTATTGCAAGAGCAAGAAAATGGAGATGACTATTAAATACATAG ATCCAACTTACATGATCCGAGCTATTCCGAGCAATGCATCAGACAACGTCTACTGCACACTGCTCGCACATAGTGCCATTCATGGAGCAATGGCAGGATATAGCTTTACAATCGGAATGGTCAATGGCAGGCATGCGTATATACCATTTCAT AGGGTAACATCAACACGAAACAAGGTGAGGATAACTGACAGGATGTGGGCAAGGCTGCTGTCTTCAACCAACCAGCCGAGCTTTCTGGGCCAGAAGGACATCGATGCGGCCAGAGAAGCCGATAAGGCGGCAAACAACAGGGAGAACGGAGAGGATACGAAGAAGCAATCTTCATCATTGTTGGCAAATG CCTCCAATGGCGTGGTTGAGGCCCCTGCCCCTTCGACGCCATCGCAGCAGCCGACGGCCGAAACTCTCGCTCCTCCATCTGTAGCACCGGACGCGAGGGCACCGGGCTCTGACAATGCGGACGAGACCGGTGCAGCTGCGGCTCATCAGGAGGAGCAGCCGAACCAAGAAACAGAAACCGCAGAGGAGGCCGCCGCTGCGAGCCCAACCGGAACGCATGCGCAGGAGAAACCCACGCGCGGGGCAAATGTCTCTTCGCCCGCGACACCTCCGGAGACGCCAGAGCGCGACATGGCGCCGCCGTCGAAAGCCGGAGAGCATGCACGCGCAGCCGAGATGGCGCCGGACGTCGACACTGTCAAGCTCGAAGGCTGCAccacgccgccgccacctccggcgcACGACTCCGACGGGTCCGACACGCAGAGCGCCGATGGCCACGGGAACCCAGTGCGCGGGGAGAAGCCGAAGTCAGAGGGTTCGAGCGTGAAGCGAGACGTGGCTGCCGCGAAGTCGAGTCTGCTCGCGTTCCGGTCCTTCTCGCGGGACAAGAAGGTGAACAAGTCCAGGGACGCGGCGCCTCCGCAAGGGCTCGCGCCGATGCCTCCGGGAGGAGACCGGCAGGTGCACGGCAAAGCGGGCGAGGAGAGCGCGGAGCACAAGGAGAAGGGCAAGGAGAGGCGGAAAAGGTTTTGGAAGTGA